The genomic window CTACCTATTGCACATAATGTCTCCCATCATCAAAGTTTCCTGACATTAACAACTTGATCCTCAAAGCAAACTCTTTGAGTTATTGTAGATGGTTTGACAAGGCAGACTAGGGATAGCTGGCATTCTGTGTTGAGCCTTTAAGAGATGGCATTGTCTAGGGAAAAGAAGATGCTTTTCCAATTGATGGAAGGGTCTTTGTACGAGCTACAGGAATTTCCCAAGGGCAGCACTGCCTGGCATCTCTGTAGCACTACATACTCTGGACTTGTATAGACCTGGGCCACAGACCTACCTGTCACTTTATCCATGTCATCAGCCCTGAAAAAGGTGAAGGTCTTCTCTTTGCAAAAAAGAACTTTGGTGCACAGGAGGGCTGGACCCACAGTGATGACCTCTCCCAGCTAACTGAGGGTCTCATGAACCCAAGGCACAACCAAAGTCTGACTTAGGGGAATGCCAACCAACCTGCTCCATAACCACTATGTCCTGTCAGAGGCTCAGATTTGGTGCCTGTGGGAGGAGCAAAATATTAATCCCCTCAAAAGCCACCTGCATGACATATTACAGGACCCAGTAACAAAGTAATATATCAAAATATACAGCAATTAGGTCTCAGCCACAACCACTGATTACACTGACGAAGACAAAGGAAGCACTGgagtcttttcagaaaaaagctcttaaaatagcttttttttcttgttcagtaTCTGGATAAAAATTAAACCCCAACATTTCACATCAATTCAAAGTAAAAGTTTTGAGAATTTTGAGGCGGaggcaaaataattatttcagtctgagaaaaaataattctcaacAATCTTGAGTGAGTTACTCTGGGCAATTTCTAGTAACAGAAAGAAAGCCCTTTATTCACAGAGTGAGGAGCATGTATTTATCTTTTCAGGGCTAGTGCCTACCCACTCACAGAATCTCCTTGGAGTCTTACACTACATTGTTCGCAGTGCTTGTTATTTAGTTGCTGTAATGGAGCCAACTTATGGCTGGGTTCTTAGGGAAGAGTTTAGGGATCTTTTCTGCAAGTAGGACAGGCAGAGTTTATTTGGCTGAAAAGGATGTACAAGTCAATAAAGCATGCAAACATTTTCCTACTACCCCAAAGAGAAATGTGTTTCGACATGATACTCTGTTCAGCCCCACTTGCTGGGCTGACATTATTAGTGAAATGAAAGCTTCTGGCTAGCAAAATCACTTACAGTGTCCTGAAAACACTGAATCAGATTTTAACTATTGCTGCAGTCTCTGCCTGCAAAGGGAACTTGCTAAAGGAGAATCTTTTTTGTTCAGAGTCAGTTCCTTATATTAGTGACATACTGCTCTAATACAGATCCCAAACAGACTTCTGTTTTGTCCTCCATTGCCTATTAGATATTTTAACATGTACTGAGGTTAAAAGCTAGTACATGCCAATCAAGAAGCAGGGTGAATGGTGCTACCCTCCTGAAAAGCGTAGAGCGAAGGCAACTTTATTTTCAATAACAGCTTTTAAGATCTTCTGAAGAGACACCTGGTTTGCTACTTCTTCTGGTTTAGTTTATCACAGTAATTATTCTGCTATTCagaattttattctgaattttactAATTCAAGGCCAGATGACAGAGTTACAGTATATCAGTATTATTCCCACTGAAAGTATCATGCACAACAACCCTTCAGTTAAGACACTATATGTAACCCACTAGTTTTGGAGGCTGAAATGATTTTTCATAACCAGATTCCAGAGCCCTTCTGTCAAGCATTGCATCGATCCACACTTGGTAATGGCTATCCAGGAACAGAGCTAAATGAATGCTAAAGCTGACATAAACTAGGCAAACAAATAAAGTAATAAgaattaaacatgtttttttccaaGAACTGAGACAGCAATAAAATCCAgtgtaaaatataattttgtaccTATCACATGACTCTGACATGTAGTCCTTGTCATGgtgtcctcctcttcttcttgcAGGTTTTCTGTGACTACTTTAGCCTGTACATAGTACAACAACAAAAGTGAAGAACATCTGAGACTCTGTTTATGTATGTTGCTTCATGGTAACTACAGAATATCTTCTCAGAAATGAACCAGAGTAAAGTTACAGGGCAGCTAAGAGTAGAAGTATACAGCCTGTCTCCTCCTGTGAACGATACCTGAGGAAAACAACTTTAACTTCACTCGAAGTCACAATAAGCAGCAGTCAAAAGACACCCTTGGAAGACACAATTCCTCAAAAGGAAAAgtctttttctgcattaaaaaaaaaacaacaaaaaaaaccaactcagtTCTCCTgacctcttatttttttctctctagaacTGCCATGTTTCACATTCTATGCTAAAAAACCCGTGACTTTAGTATGTGATGTGGTGTCTCTCTAGTTCAGTTTGCAAACACTGAACTTCGGCGGTTTTGTTTCCACCTCTGCTTAAAAGCATTTATTAGCTAAACAGAGACAAAAACTTCATTTAAGAATGCAGTGCACACTTAGAGCCTGTATGTTATTCAAGTCCCCTAGATACTCTATTTTTCAGATGAAAGCATATTTTTGCTCTGTTCTTCTGCACTCCTATTTCCCAAGTGTATATATAATCTGAGCATCTTCCTAGCATACAGTGAAAACCCCCTCCATTACACGCCATCAATGACCGTAATTCAGATCCAGGGACATATTTTTCTGCCATGCTATATAAATCAAACAGGAATGAAGATACTTTCAGGGTGATGAGAGGAGGAAagccagcactgcagaaaaaattactttcaatatCTCAGAGATCTTAAATTATTCGTTAATCACTCTCTGCTGTTTTAAACTACTTAGAGCATGTTCACAATAACATTAAATACATTCCGTAATCTAAACCAGTAGAATTTACCACCATTTGCATGACACATCTTTGATTATAGTATACATTCTGCTTGTCTGGCTTATACAAGTAGCCCTCTTGACCTCTTGTGACTAGCCTCAGTAAGACATGAAAGACTTGCTCTCTACATTTATAAAAGTGCATTTATAATCTCTTAATCCCAGAGATCTGATTGAttacatcttttttctgctgaaattatgCTCTTCAGGCTATGGAAAATGAAGAGGAGAGTATGTGATCATTTGGCATCGAATTACGGGTAGAACAATTTCTCACATTTGCAGACTGCATGGCGGTCTTTGGCTTGCTGCTGATGTGACATTTCACAATATTAGGATAGATCTCTGGGTATTCCCCAAACACACAGACTGCAGACAGACAGTGCTATACAAAACTCCTGGTGTCTTGATTTTGGTGCCACACTTCCACCTCACAAAGCAAAGCCCATGGCTTTTCTAAATTACACTGGCCTGTAATAAAATCACAAAGATGAAATGAAGCAGTGCAGCACAAAAATGATTGTATCTCACCTTAAGCTCCAGCCAAGGACATGAAAAAGTATTGGAGAATGTGGAATATCCTTGGTGTGGGCTAAAGGATTATGTATTTCTGTTGGCTGGCCTTTAGAGAAAGTGCTTTTTTGATGAACACTAACGGGAAGCGTATCCCTCTGAAGGTGAATGCACAAGGCCGCCATTGGTGGAACATTGCTTTTTCCATAAATTCAGTGGCAGTCAAGCAGTAACGCTCTTTGCAGGAATAGAAATCAGAGGTAATTGGTGCCTATGTTATGGCATAATAGTGCCCCAAGTCTTTACCTGGCACATCACAAGAGAAGAGATTTAATCATCAAAAATTAAATAAGCTTTAAAGGAAAAACTTGCTGGAAAATTAATGCTAAAAAATATTATGGCCAGGATTTAAAGAGGCAGTATATATATGATATGCAGTTTTGAAATACAGCAGCTTCTGCGCTGAACCCATATGACTGAATGCACTTTGtattgttcaaagaaaaaaaaaagaaagcttcttaGTTTAGGGCTTTTCAAAAGATTTATGCTGTTTTCTCCAAAAgtattaattttgtctttttacaagcaaaaaaaatgcaCAACAGGCCATTCTATTGCATGCGACTGTTTTCAGTCACAGCTATCTCCCAGTCCTTTGCAATCGGCTTCAAAGTAAGCAGACACCAAAGAATAACTGGAAATGGTACTAATAAAATGCATGAACTTTGAATTTAAAGACTTTCCATTGTTTCTCTTGTAGAAGTTTGGAGGACAAGATGAAATATCACATACTGTGGAATCTTAAGGTATATCTCTTTCATAAGTTAGCATTAAGAACTGTAAGGACATTTTAAATCTCATTATTCTAGATGTCCTCAGTCTTTTGGCACTAGATATTTCTTTAGGAATTAAGTGCCACAAAACCCACAATATGAAACTCAAAAAGATGAAGCATATAATGTAACTTAACAATACAATAAATACTTTGACTCCCAGCAAAGAGAAGAGTGTATGGTGTAGGACAGGTAATGCCTTTTCCCCATGACTAACATGtccttaaaaattaaacagtGTAATTAGCATTTCTCCATTATTTATGTATATTAAGGACAATCTTTGTAGTTCTCTGATAAACAAACTGTGTTTCTCAAAGACATACTTAAAGTCCTAAATGACTATTATTGCTGCATTTAGAAAGACTTCACAAAATGACAGACAAAAAGCAGAGCAAATTATTGCAGCATTAGAAAATAATAAGTTAGAAAGAAATTGTAGAAGCAATGTGTAGAGTTTTTTGTACTTCTGTACAGTGAAGATATACCCTAAGCTGTCAGGACCATATTAAATGGGCCATAGTTAAACTGAGTGGCTCTGATAAGGGGCTCTGCTTTGCTATCAAAGTTCTAGATCAGTTGGATTGAATTTCCTGCATATTGCACATTTCCAGACTttcattctctctctttcctttcagtGACACTACAAGGACAGCCTTAGATATGCTTATAATTTGTGGTTTTATAATGCAGGAGACATCTACATTTTCAAAAAAGAGATGATACCACAGGAGTCAGGAGGAAGAAGTTTTCAAACACATTCATTCTACATATGTTCCTCGTAAGTTTTAAAAAGTGACCTTGCAGATGTTGTTAGGAAAGACATCtgcattaaagtaaaaaaacatcTGCCTTAAGTTGAAACCATGTGTAGGATACTTTAACCCTAAGCATCCTGAACATCAGCACTAAGCTAAGAGTTTTTTCCAGTTCCCATTATGAAgctttttgaaatttgttttacCCTTGAAACACAAGCCGAAgaatttgtatttcaaattctCTCAGATGGAATAGTTGCATGTGTTGTACTTCAATAACTTAGTTTTACCAGAACAACAAAAGTAATAGCCTCAACTTCATGTTCAGTATTGTATTTGGCACAAGTCTTCAGACTATTTGGTGAAAATTATTGTTGATAATATGGTCAAGACAGCTATCAGGAATGAGAAAAGAATGCTCATTGAGTTAAAGCACCTCTGTTCTCCTGGTGCTTGGACTTTAAAACATCATGGGAAAGGCCCTTGCTAGGCAAGAAATTGCTCACTAAATTCTAAGGTTAATTATTAGAAGGTTCACAAGGAAGGGCACCCATTCAGTCTGACTTTAGGCTACAATGATAGACTCTCTGTGTATGCTTCTTGATGCAGAAAAGTTAGCTACTCACATAACATTTCAAGAACCAGAATCTAGTagctaacagaaaataaaatgatttttcttctgaattgcaACATTCCTACTCTCTGGGTAAATTAAAGTATCAGGTATAGTTAGTACCTTATTGAAGCATAAAACTAACTACAGAGCATTAACAGGGAGATTCTTCCATGGTACAAAGAGAGTCATGGGTCAAATGTATGGTTTTGCTTCAGAAAGACTCTCTCTTAAGTGACAAATATTCCTAAATATGGTAAAATACTTTGCCTTTTCACTATCAGCAGTGCATTTTTAGGCTTAATGATTTCTATAATGTTCAAAGGAATGTTCAACAGTGGCATGCAATTTTcagggaatggggaaaaaatgaaaaaaaaaaagaaaacagtcctATTATTTCATTCTACTGCAGTATGATGATAGCATCGTTGTGCATATATCTCCACTGGAACTGAATTGCCAGCAGAAGCAGTAGGATCTTCATGACTAGCTGTATAATCTGGCCTACAGTCAAGCTGCCAACTTTTGTATTAATTCACAATTCTCTAGCTACACAAAATCTTTCTATCATATATAAACAGTTATTATCCTGTTTGTCTGTACTGGCAATAAGGAACACAtccagaagttaaaaaataagGTAATAATGTTTTCATGTACTAAAGCACTTACCAGGGTCTGATTCTGCATTTCCATATCAATTtttgtgttgctgtttttcttgtgGTTTCCTTGAGAGCTGATAGAGTTGCTGTGAAGAGAGGAGCCCTGGGAGCTGCCCTTCGACACACTCCTGTAGGAAACATTATTTGATCCACTTTCTGTCTGCTGAGCTGCTTTCTTATCAACTCTGCAGGTAGAGAGTGATTCCTCTGATAAATTACATTGCCCTTCTTCAATCACTCTACTTTTCCATTCCTTTAATGTTTAAAGTAACCTCTCTGTATCTTTCTGTCTCTAGACCTTTGAGTGATAAATGTTTCTAACTAGCCTTGATCAAATCTGTCACTTGCAATTTCAGGTAGTATATCAATTTAGTCTTTCACATATGATGATTTATATTATATTTGGGACTGCTGTGGGGCAAACGTGAAAACACAGTATAACAGTTGCTAAGTTCTTCTGTGACCAAAGGTTGTGGTAGCTAGAAATGTAATCAATTCTGACTAGTTACCAAATATATATTTGCTGGTTACAATACATGAAGATGGAATACATTAAAACATGTACCTAATTATCCTCTATCTTTACACACCATCTGCCTAGATTCTTGATTTCTGGAATCATTTGAATTTCTACCAACTTGGATGTAACTtgccattttttaatttcaaaggcCATTGGTTTGGCTAACAAAGTAACGTGAACAAAATTATCACCTCATCATTAATGTTTTTCCCCATACAGATTAAAGTCCTGATAGCATACCTGTTGATTACTACTATGCATTCTTAGCCTAAAAGGAACATACATTGAACTTAGCATCTGAGCATCTGTAAAGCTACAGTCTACAACAACACATCCCAGACTGTGTTAGAGTTTTACCTGTTTAAAAGCTCTTTCATAAAACTGTCTTTTGCCGAGTATGTAGCTGTGGTGGAACCTTTGACTTGTTCACACTCAATCTCACCAGGTGTGTCTTGTGAAGGTTTCATAATTTTGCTCTCCATGACATCAGCTAAAATGTCACCATTGTCTGTTTTCctgttaatttcattttctattacACAGTgttgttcagttttctttttttcttttcttctctctaatTTTGCCTGCTTAATTCCAAATCCTGAaacttttgcatcttttttttctacctttgttTTAGGAACATCAGTTTTCCTGCTACTCAGTGCCGGGAGCTTACTCTTTCGAAAGCCAAACCAACTAGCGATAGAGGGTCCAGTCTTTTGCTTAGTCTCTGCAGTCGGAGATTTGGTTTGTCCCTGACCCTTTTGCACATTTTCTTGGATGCATAACATGACTTTCTCCTCTATTGTAGGTTGTAGAGCCGGTGAACTCAAAACATTGGTAACGTTCTCAGAGGCTTCTGCTAACTTTAAAGACATTTGCTGTCTTTGTGACTTTGTTGCTTCCAGTTTATGAGGACACTTTATTCCATCCAAGCTTTGAAATGATGAAATTTGTTTGGAAGATACAGTAGCTGATGCTTCTAACTCCAATTCTGCTGGCAGAACACTTTTTTTACTTAAAACTTCGTGTTTAAAACTTTCAGTGCTTTTCTCACTCTGGACAGATAGACTGTGCACATCTTTCTGACAAAATGGTTTGTTTCCATCACATTTTGAAGTGTTGTGAAACAAGTCTACTTTTGAAGATGATCTGAAGGGCAGTTTGCTTGGGCTTCCATGCTGACTATTGCAACTAATCATATTTCCAAGAGAACCTTGTCTAGAATAagaattttctgtggttttaggaGTATGTGAAACAGTCTCTGGTGTCACTGTTGACCCAGGAATGGCCTTGATTTGAAGTCCTTCCATGGCTGAGTTCTGCCTTGTTAGAGAATTTCCTCTATCAGAAGTGTTTGTAATAATCTGAGTCCGTACTTTTCCGAGACCTTCTGTCACAGGGGCAGATGGCTTTTCCCCTGTATGAATGCTAAAACTCTGACTACGAGCTTTTGCTCCGTTCATGCCCAGAGCTGGTTTCAAGTGCGACTTGTTGCTAGAAGAAACAGATCTCTTAACTAATTTGTTTTCTAATCCATCTACTCTGTCTACCACCAAGTTGCAGTTTTCATGTGAATGAGGTGATGCTGTATCCATACCAAGTCccacagtaaaattattttttacttcagtatCAGACTTAGAGTCTTTTAATTCAGCCTCTGTTGCACCTCTGGAGGTTACACACATAGATTCATTCTGCTTGTACTTACTTGAACTCACATTACTTTTGGAAGCTGCATTTATACTGTCTTTTTCCTGCTTCCCTGGTACAGTAGAGCTCTTTCGGAGAAGTTGGGGAGATTTGACAAATAATTTCAGTCCTACAGGCAGACGggttttcattcctttctcattAGAGTTTTGGGTAGCATGTGCAGTGTCACTACCCTGAAACAGTGTTGACAACGCGGAATTGTTTACCTGAGATAGTAAAGGCTCACTTGTGCTTGTTGTATGACATTGAGGAGTTGCGGGGAGAATGTTTGGCATCTTTTGTGTCTGATCCACTCCACTGTCACTGGGAGTATCTTTTTTGCTGGAATATGCGTCTTGTGAAGAAGTTTTTTCCAGTGATGGACAACCTAGAGAAAAGGACCTGGCTGTTTGAAAATCTGTGTTGGAAAATTCACGATTCCTGTGGAGACCCAGCTGATTAGGGGTTTTTGGGCAGACTTGCTTTGTGGAAACTTTGGAAAGTACTTGGCATGCACTATGGGGTTGCTGAGATATGCACTTATTTTGCATAattgcttctgcattttcttgaaGGTAAGATAATTCAATTTTGGCCCCAGAAGATACATTTTTTGCTTGCATTTCATGACTAGATTGATTGTGAAAGCCAGACCTCACAGTTCCTTTTAATGGTGATGATTTCAGTatgttttttgctgtttcactgggACCAGCTCCTCCTAACTTTACTGCTACAGGTGGTGAAGGAGCGTAATTAGGCCGAATCAACAAGGATGTTGACCTGCctggaggaaggggtggggaCGGTGATCGGGCTTCTACAGTTGCTAAATCACAATGAAAGTCTCTGGTTGGAGGTTCTCCATAGTCACTGGGCTCTATAAGGTGCTGAGGCAACAGCGGTGATGCTGGACTCTGACTCTTTGGATACTTTGACCCGTCACCTCTGCCTGGACGTTTCAAgctgggcagggggtgggcaggggtctTTGGAACCTGAAAGTCGACTTTTGAGTCAAAATTACGAGGTGGACTTTGTGCCTTTTTGAATTTTGAAAGCTTTACAGGTGGCAGAGCAGGTGATTTTTCAAGGGTTGCGGGGCCCACT from Accipiter gentilis chromosome 1, bAccGen1.1, whole genome shotgun sequence includes these protein-coding regions:
- the NCKAP5 gene encoding nck-associated protein 5 isoform X6, with the translated sequence MREKLIHELEEERHLRLESEKRLREVTLESERSRAQMRGLQEQFSRMEETVRNLLQSQGSPGQHGEGNVNIMKVYQEKLSEDSRRCKEGIEKIHTPADEDSRSETSSTEEEKEKTKLLLERLKALEAENSALALENENQREQYERCLDEVANQVVQALLTQKDLREECIKLKTRVFDLEQQNRTLSVLFQQKVKPASDLLLQKLHSRILDLSSGDLLSEVERNRSLMQSRTADAQTHECQQNVKTSIPVLKCRSQLNMTGPSRLYPRSSCSSSELSLSSACSEYSSGSSYTWNDGKTCSKRSSVSWDKRISIGSSLPSNLSSPADDLPPTRIKENHILEGLKKLQKQKILLESPSVISKWGYRDCMNSNEGIYSPGVKCGSHNEQTHCKPMEIGSICIEHNKTFSYDSDSHDDADDDSSSLLLLQEVPSKDCRTYCNKLTHSISDSLFDWDPNRKHLPERSSYFNSKERPEKLTSFVSGFQAEVKSCTRAKLPELQLNQSHANIGWKDLNFQLSDTDDNEVLDELHIESSDEKSPSDLLASPFTEKYTKTPDVLKVTENSKFVSTDKEEKQISAYSDMRPKTCNFIKQQKVIKKTSSEECITVIFDAEDGEPIEFSSHQTGVVTVTRNEISINQPQTRSSAEYTELIPQGITDLQTGTNARNYTALERPEDETEKQTHEDNTGNKNTVVPMTCSESSHCGRVTLQNTPRQKLVKPVYEVSYKANSSSTVHAGISQKLNLTKIPSRGKFSPQKTAVMESEETPVAQPVGPATLEKSPALPPVKLSKFKKAQSPPRNFDSKVDFQVPKTPAHPLPSLKRPGRGDGSKYPKSQSPASPLLPQHLIEPSDYGEPPTRDFHCDLATVEARSPSPPLPPGRSTSLLIRPNYAPSPPVAVKLGGAGPSETAKNILKSSPLKGTVRSGFHNQSSHEMQAKNVSSGAKIELSYLQENAEAIMQNKCISQQPHSACQVLSKVSTKQVCPKTPNQLGLHRNREFSNTDFQTARSFSLGCPSLEKTSSQDAYSSKKDTPSDSGVDQTQKMPNILPATPQCHTTSTSEPLLSQVNNSALSTLFQGSDTAHATQNSNEKGMKTRLPVGLKLFVKSPQLLRKSSTVPGKQEKDSINAASKSNVSSSKYKQNESMCVTSRGATEAELKDSKSDTEVKNNFTVGLGMDTASPHSHENCNLVVDRVDGLENKLVKRSVSSSNKSHLKPALGMNGAKARSQSFSIHTGEKPSAPVTEGLGKVRTQIITNTSDRGNSLTRQNSAMEGLQIKAIPGSTVTPETVSHTPKTTENSYSRQGSLGNMISCNSQHGSPSKLPFRSSSKVDLFHNTSKCDGNKPFCQKDVHSLSVQSEKSTESFKHEVLSKKSVLPAELELEASATVSSKQISSFQSLDGIKCPHKLEATKSQRQQMSLKLAEASENVTNVLSSPALQPTIEEKVMLCIQENVQKGQGQTKSPTAETKQKTGPSIASWFGFRKSKLPALSSRKTDVPKTKVEKKDAKVSGFGIKQAKLERRKEKKKTEQHCVIENEINRKTDNGDILADVMESKIMKPSQDTPGEIECEQVKGSTTATYSAKDSFMKELLNRVDKKAAQQTESGSNNVSYRSVSKGSSQGSSLHSNSISSQGNHKKNSNTKIDMEMQNQTLAKVVTENLQEEEEDTMTRTTCQSHVIDALFSRRPFHCL